The following proteins come from a genomic window of Nostoc sp. ATCC 53789:
- a CDS encoding GNAT family N-acetyltransferase has translation MVEQLKPRYSVVWTNKIAEVPQNAWNALAMPLKTPFLEWEWLNNLETSQSATAKSGWLPNHLTLWRDRTLIAAAPLYLKGHSSGEFVFDHQWAELADRIGVQYYPKLLGMTPFTPAEGYRFLIAPGEDEDEITAMMVHEIDTFCSKNRISGCHFLYVDPQWRPMLERHGFTTWLHHSYVWENAGFKTFDDYLKVFNANQRRNIKRERKAVEKAGLRLQPLSGDEIPYSLFPSMYQFYADTCDKFGWWGSKYLTQRFFEQLHNDYRHRVLFVAAYSEEDNSHPLGMSFCLFKGDKLYGRYWGSFQEIDCLHFDACYYAPIEWAIANGIQIFDPGAGGRHKKRRGFPAMPNHSLHRFYNNRLGQIIRPYIKEVNQLEQQQIEAINAELPFSNRDS, from the coding sequence ATGGTAGAACAACTTAAGCCTCGCTATTCTGTCGTTTGGACAAACAAAATCGCTGAAGTACCCCAAAATGCCTGGAATGCTTTAGCAATGCCACTCAAAACGCCATTTTTAGAATGGGAGTGGCTAAATAATCTCGAAACCTCCCAAAGTGCTACGGCTAAAAGTGGTTGGTTGCCAAATCACTTGACATTGTGGCGGGATAGAACGCTGATTGCGGCTGCACCACTTTATCTCAAAGGACATAGTTCTGGTGAATTTGTATTCGATCACCAATGGGCAGAGTTAGCCGATCGCATCGGAGTTCAATATTACCCAAAATTGCTGGGTATGACACCATTTACCCCAGCTGAAGGTTATCGCTTTTTAATCGCCCCAGGAGAAGATGAAGACGAAATCACCGCGATGATGGTGCATGAAATTGACACATTCTGCTCCAAAAATCGGATTTCTGGATGTCATTTTCTCTATGTCGATCCCCAATGGCGGCCGATGTTGGAACGGCATGGCTTTACAACTTGGTTGCACCACAGTTACGTCTGGGAAAATGCTGGCTTTAAAACTTTTGATGACTACTTGAAAGTGTTTAACGCCAATCAACGCCGCAATATCAAGCGGGAACGTAAAGCTGTCGAGAAAGCTGGTTTAAGATTGCAACCTCTGAGTGGTGATGAAATTCCCTACTCTTTATTTCCCTCGATGTACCAGTTTTATGCAGACACCTGTGATAAATTTGGCTGGTGGGGTAGCAAGTATCTCACACAGAGGTTTTTTGAGCAGCTACACAATGATTATCGCCATCGAGTCTTGTTTGTCGCTGCATATAGCGAAGAAGATAATTCTCATCCTTTAGGAATGTCCTTTTGTTTGTTTAAAGGTGACAAACTCTATGGACGCTATTGGGGAAGTTTCCAAGAAATAGATTGCTTACATTTTGATGCTTGCTATTATGCGCCTATTGAGTGGGCGATCGCTAACGGAATCCAAATTTTTGATCCTGGTGCAGGTGGCCGTCACAAAAAACGGCGCGGTTTCCCTGCTATGCCCAATCATAGTTTGCACCGTTTTTACAACAATCGTTTAGGACAAATTATCCGTCCCTATATTAAGGAAGTGAATCAACTCGAACAGCAACAGATTGAGGCGATTAATGCAGAGTTGCCATTTAGTAACCGAGATTCTTAA
- the topA gene encoding type I DNA topoisomerase — protein sequence MIKRLLVVESPGKVKKLSQILGSDWKVLASCGHIRELSNEGDDSLGFVMDGSNVRCNYVPRDQRAKETIQKLKSAVKQVDEVVLATDPDREGETIAWHLKETLGLREPKRVIYTEITASAVQSAIANPRKLDQNLIGAGLCRDCLDKLVGYKGSPLVWALNNGAKSVGRVQSATLHLICQRENEILAFVPQDYWSVWVDYAEGFRAFYKGTVDSAKDAADQETETHDDAKVGNSPETPESKRVLSEAEATRLVEEAQRHPHQVIHFEGKIVNRQPPPPFTTSSLQQAAGSKLRFAPDKTMIEAQKLYEAGLITYMRTDSVMLSPEFCTSARKWLEQNDPQNVPQQVAKHRSSKSAQEAHEAIRPTDVFRPSVQLRLELPDDEFNLYVMIWKRSIASQCRAAQLRKTLVITQSGSLLWSARGQVIEFYGYARYWNNLSKDSILPSLQQGQALKLENAGHEQKQTQPPPRYSEPKLVQLMERKGIGRPSTYAPTVATLKKRNYVELKKDHLQPTALGLEVDAFLLKALPDLLEAEFTAKMEDALDAISEGKNSWQHYLTSWNQNYFVPALSKAKTVVASSPTGKANVISDRKYETSKTRCPECKNFLSKIPSSKVKKKYFLKCTKGCENVVLFWSDFNKTWQPPQAKTVQAENQQKPPVKMTAYPCPVCKKPLEEYSYIKEGQSKTMLRCSNAQSRKDTKHKDVAYFSTPKGWWSPKFGEISKT from the coding sequence ATGATCAAACGCCTGCTTGTGGTCGAGTCTCCCGGAAAAGTCAAAAAACTCAGTCAAATTCTGGGTTCGGATTGGAAAGTTTTAGCCAGTTGTGGCCACATCCGAGAACTCAGCAATGAAGGGGACGATTCCTTGGGCTTCGTCATGGACGGCAGTAATGTTCGGTGCAATTACGTTCCGCGTGACCAACGAGCGAAAGAAACAATCCAGAAGCTCAAGTCTGCGGTGAAGCAGGTTGATGAAGTTGTCTTAGCAACTGACCCAGACCGGGAAGGCGAGACAATTGCTTGGCATCTCAAAGAAACGCTGGGTTTAAGGGAACCGAAACGAGTAATTTATACTGAGATTACAGCATCGGCGGTACAGAGTGCGATCGCTAATCCCAGAAAGCTAGACCAAAATTTAATCGGTGCTGGGTTATGCCGAGATTGCCTAGATAAGCTTGTAGGTTATAAAGGTAGCCCTTTAGTTTGGGCATTGAATAACGGTGCTAAGAGTGTTGGCAGAGTCCAAAGTGCCACCTTGCATTTGATTTGTCAGCGAGAAAACGAAATTCTGGCTTTTGTTCCCCAAGATTACTGGAGTGTCTGGGTAGATTATGCTGAAGGATTTCGGGCTTTTTACAAAGGTACAGTAGATTCTGCAAAAGATGCAGCAGACCAAGAAACTGAAACTCATGATGATGCAAAGGTAGGTAATAGTCCAGAAACACCTGAGTCTAAGCGCGTTCTTTCCGAAGCAGAGGCTACACGTTTAGTTGAAGAAGCACAGCGACATCCTCATCAGGTGATTCATTTTGAAGGAAAAATAGTTAACCGTCAGCCACCGCCACCATTTACAACTTCCAGCCTTCAGCAAGCAGCTGGTTCAAAGCTGAGGTTTGCTCCTGACAAAACCATGATTGAGGCCCAAAAGCTCTATGAGGCAGGGCTTATCACATATATGCGAACAGATTCAGTAATGCTGAGTCCAGAATTTTGTACCAGCGCTCGTAAATGGTTAGAGCAAAATGATCCGCAGAATGTACCGCAGCAAGTCGCCAAGCATCGTAGTAGCAAATCAGCTCAAGAAGCACATGAGGCGATTCGTCCAACAGATGTATTTCGTCCCTCAGTTCAATTGCGTTTAGAACTTCCTGATGATGAGTTTAATCTTTATGTAATGATCTGGAAACGGTCAATTGCTTCTCAGTGTCGTGCTGCCCAATTGCGTAAAACTTTGGTGATTACTCAGTCTGGTTCTCTACTGTGGTCAGCTAGAGGGCAAGTAATTGAATTTTACGGTTATGCCCGCTACTGGAACAATCTCAGCAAGGATAGTATTTTACCTTCATTACAACAGGGACAAGCATTGAAACTGGAGAATGCTGGACATGAGCAGAAGCAGACGCAGCCACCACCGCGTTATAGTGAACCCAAATTAGTACAACTGATGGAACGTAAAGGAATTGGTCGCCCAAGTACTTATGCTCCTACTGTTGCTACCTTAAAAAAACGAAATTATGTCGAGTTGAAAAAAGACCATCTGCAACCGACAGCGTTAGGGTTAGAAGTTGATGCGTTTTTGCTCAAAGCACTACCAGATTTACTAGAGGCGGAATTCACAGCGAAAATGGAGGATGCCCTTGATGCAATTTCCGAAGGAAAAAACTCTTGGCAGCATTATTTAACTAGTTGGAATCAGAATTACTTTGTACCAGCACTATCCAAAGCTAAGACTGTAGTTGCGAGTTCCCCAACAGGTAAAGCTAATGTGATAAGCGATCGCAAATATGAAACTTCCAAAACGCGATGCCCTGAATGCAAAAATTTTCTCTCTAAAATTCCGAGTAGTAAAGTTAAAAAGAAATATTTCCTCAAATGCACAAAAGGCTGTGAAAATGTCGTACTATTTTGGAGCGACTTTAACAAAACTTGGCAGCCACCACAAGCTAAAACAGTCCAAGCTGAAAATCAACAAAAGCCTCCCGTGAAGATGACGGCATATCCCTGCCCGGTATGTAAGAAACCTCTAGAGGAGTACAGTTATATCAAAGAGGGGCAGAGTAAGACAATGTTGCGATGTTCTAACGCACAATCCCGTAAAGATACGAAACATAAAGATGTAGCTTATTTCAGTACGCCAAAAGGGTGGTGGAGTCCTAAGTTTGGGGAGATATCAAAAACTTAA
- a CDS encoding RibD family protein — protein sequence MLQHRPHTTVVLAMSADGKIADFRRSPARFGSRVDKAHLEKQIAASDAVLFGAGTLRAYGTTLTVSDPTLVRLRAQEGKPPQPVHIVTTHSGNLNPEINFFKQPVRRWLLTTALGKLSWKGRCLQTLPSTLGTGTQECPPEFEQILVFETPTREIDIPAALKHLANIDITRLVVLGGGELVASLLGLDLIDELWLTVCPLILGGSTAPTPVEGKGFLPHLAPKLQLLEVHTVEQEVFLHYRLQQPAD from the coding sequence ATGTTGCAACATCGTCCTCATACTACAGTTGTTTTAGCAATGAGTGCAGATGGCAAGATAGCAGATTTTAGGCGATCGCCTGCTCGCTTTGGCTCAAGGGTTGATAAAGCACATCTAGAAAAACAAATCGCTGCCTCTGATGCGGTTTTATTCGGTGCTGGTACTCTCCGGGCTTATGGAACGACACTTACTGTATCAGATCCAACTCTAGTGCGACTTCGGGCACAAGAGGGGAAGCCTCCGCAGCCAGTTCATATAGTGACTACACACTCTGGAAACCTCAATCCGGAAATTAACTTTTTTAAGCAACCAGTTAGACGCTGGCTACTCACGACAGCACTGGGAAAACTTTCATGGAAAGGACGTTGTTTACAGACGCTTCCTTCAACTCTGGGAACCGGAACACAAGAGTGTCCTCCAGAATTTGAGCAGATTCTGGTTTTTGAAACACCAACGCGAGAAATTGACATTCCCGCAGCTTTGAAGCATCTAGCCAATATAGATATAACACGGTTGGTGGTCTTGGGTGGAGGTGAATTAGTCGCTTCCCTGCTGGGCTTAGATTTAATTGATGAATTATGGCTAACTGTCTGTCCCCTGATTTTAGGTGGTAGTACTGCCCCCACACCTGTAGAAGGGAAAGGTTTTTTACCCCATTTAGCTCCCAAGTTGCAGCTTTTAGAAGTTCATACAGTTGAGCAAGAAGTGTTTTTGCACTATCGCCTGCAACAACCAGCAGATTAG
- a CDS encoding DUF4346 domain-containing protein, whose protein sequence is MDLILEDLAAIDDKISQRHIDLDPGGYFIIYLDRDAGLIYAKHFTNVIDERGLAIDPETGKVIPARGKVERTYTTVFSARTAKELCVKIFEETQPPPVTQLNHAAYLGREFVRAEVALVKGQEYVQD, encoded by the coding sequence ATGGATTTAATACTTGAAGATTTAGCCGCAATTGATGATAAAATTTCCCAGCGTCATATCGATCTCGATCCCGGTGGATATTTTATTATTTACTTGGATCGAGACGCAGGGTTAATTTATGCCAAGCATTTCACAAACGTAATTGATGAGCGTGGTTTAGCTATCGATCCCGAAACTGGGAAGGTAATTCCGGCACGAGGAAAGGTAGAACGAACTTACACAACGGTTTTTAGTGCGAGGACGGCGAAAGAACTTTGCGTGAAGATTTTTGAAGAAACTCAGCCCCCGCCTGTAACTCAATTAAATCATGCGGCTTATTTGGGTCGAGAATTTGTTCGGGCTGAGGTGGCTTTAGTAAAAGGGCAAGAGTATGTTCAGGATTAA
- a CDS encoding TPM domain-containing protein — protein sequence MKQLLKQIFSSQKHLIRLVLTLVTVILTASLFATPALATGVYQLPSLTADTWVLDQGEVISRLNEGKISSAFEDLAKQTNKEVRIVTVRRLDYGETPESFTKELFEKWFPTKEAQANQTLLVIDTVTNGTSIITGDEVKPLLTDAIAESVATETVSVPLRNGNKYNQAFLDASDRLVAVLSGKADPGPPQVTDNVQVEGTYKKAEETNQGNATAWVVGLLIAATVIPMATYYIYQINQPSSDG from the coding sequence ATGAAACAGCTCCTCAAACAAATATTTAGTAGTCAAAAACACCTTATCCGGCTGGTTTTAACATTGGTGACGGTTATTTTAACAGCCTCGCTGTTTGCCACACCTGCTTTAGCCACAGGTGTGTATCAATTACCCAGCCTCACAGCAGACACCTGGGTATTGGATCAAGGTGAGGTTATCAGCCGTCTGAATGAAGGTAAAATTAGCAGCGCTTTCGAGGATTTGGCAAAGCAAACAAATAAGGAAGTCAGAATTGTGACTGTTCGCCGCCTTGACTACGGTGAAACACCAGAAAGCTTTACCAAAGAGTTGTTTGAAAAATGGTTTCCGACAAAAGAAGCCCAAGCTAATCAAACTTTATTGGTTATTGACACAGTTACCAATGGTACTTCCATTATTACTGGGGATGAAGTCAAACCTTTACTCACTGACGCTATTGCCGAGAGTGTAGCTACTGAGACAGTAAGTGTGCCGTTACGCAATGGTAACAAATACAATCAGGCATTTCTAGATGCTAGCGATCGCCTTGTTGCCGTCCTCTCCGGTAAAGCCGATCCGGGGCCACCCCAAGTTACTGACAATGTACAGGTAGAAGGCACCTACAAGAAAGCAGAAGAAACCAACCAAGGTAACGCTACTGCTTGGGTAGTAGGGTTGTTAATTGCCGCCACCGTCATCCCAATGGCGACTTACTACATTTATCAGATAAATCAGCCATCATCTGATGGGTAA
- a CDS encoding phosphoribosyltransferase — protein sequence MPDLYVSWSDYHQKIEQLAIQIYQSSWEFNQIICLARGGLRVGDILSRIYQQPLAILATSSYSGVGKQERSNLIFSRHLTMTAEKLGSRILLVDDLVDSGITLQQTIPWLKQNTDSQIEEIRTAVLWYKACSVIAPNYYVDYLADNPWIHQPFERYENLNPAELTTKVSPY from the coding sequence ATGCCAGACCTTTACGTTTCTTGGTCAGATTATCACCAAAAAATTGAACAACTGGCTATCCAGATTTATCAATCCAGTTGGGAATTTAACCAGATTATCTGTCTTGCCAGAGGAGGATTAAGAGTTGGAGATATTCTCTCCCGGATATACCAGCAACCACTGGCAATATTAGCAACCTCATCTTACAGTGGCGTTGGTAAGCAAGAAAGAAGTAATTTAATTTTCTCCCGCCACTTGACAATGACTGCCGAAAAGTTAGGTTCGCGCATTCTTTTAGTAGATGACTTAGTAGACTCTGGCATCACACTCCAACAGACTATACCTTGGCTCAAGCAAAATACTGATTCCCAAATTGAGGAAATTCGCACTGCCGTTCTTTGGTATAAAGCCTGTTCAGTTATAGCACCCAATTATTATGTCGATTACTTGGCTGACAACCCCTGGATTCATCAACCCTTTGAACGCTATGAAAATTTGAACCCCGCAGAACTTACCACTAAGGTCAGTCCGTATTGA
- a CDS encoding ATP-binding protein, translated as MTNSRQSSFRRILVTRILLLFVPVLLIGEIVALNKARSSILGTARQNLTESAISKGERIGDAIAILKASLLSVSKTTVIPSGSPIQEQEILAQLKQQLPANIECIQLTDLLNQKIIASSCGDQAIGELRFPLPSDGIDVKTIFPPKAGMTGKRNAQNQLQLVLSAPVSDKRKNLVYSLSIQSALYQQTRNPPGSLTGVMVVIAEDGTILAHPFTDWVGTNINQHPNASQLKSIIKNALAGRNDSINLSFKEGNELVAGYTAIANPLTQEQQQKWIVLAVTSVDNALFGLEEIKLILIVLTVGLIGASLLASLYLAPYLARPVEELRDYALNIHSHHAAQPVPHNFQIREFNQLAQALDQMVERLKAGAEELEIAWKEAKNANQIKSQFLATTSHELRNPLHTIINCIRVVEDGLCDSREEEMEFLKRANETTIHLLNIINDLLDISKIEAGKLSVVITPLDLRQILLEVINLQSVNVQQKGLQLKCELDPQPIPIKADAAKLKQVLINVIGNATKFTDTGSITIATEIQSSNGKSQVVVIVKDTGIGIDPNQQHKLFRPFVMVNGTTARQFEGTGLGLAISRNLIELMGGSITLESTGLHQGTTLKITLPLIDISLLPVDNKKENVANLGLSSENKGAKASQYSSLQQSGESPSLGSNKSVKAVVDKEKSMKFQVLLGNETYEISFSPQQTILVSIPKTEVYANGASER; from the coding sequence ATGACTAATTCCCGCCAATCTTCCTTTCGTCGAATTTTAGTAACGAGAATATTGCTGCTGTTCGTTCCAGTTTTACTTATAGGCGAGATTGTAGCCTTGAATAAGGCACGTTCTAGCATATTGGGAACTGCGCGTCAAAATTTAACAGAAAGCGCCATTAGTAAAGGGGAGAGAATTGGCGATGCGATCGCAATCTTAAAAGCTAGTTTACTGAGTGTAAGTAAAACAACGGTGATTCCGTCGGGTTCGCCTATACAAGAGCAAGAAATTCTCGCACAGCTAAAACAACAACTTCCAGCCAATATTGAGTGTATCCAATTAACGGATCTCCTAAACCAGAAAATAATTGCCAGTAGCTGTGGGGATCAAGCAATTGGAGAATTAAGGTTCCCTTTGCCTAGTGATGGAATTGATGTCAAGACAATCTTCCCGCCAAAGGCAGGAATGACTGGAAAAAGAAACGCACAAAATCAATTACAGTTAGTTTTATCTGCACCAGTCTCCGATAAGCGAAAAAATTTAGTTTACAGCTTAAGTATTCAGTCTGCATTGTACCAACAAACCAGAAATCCGCCGGGATCGCTTACAGGCGTGATGGTAGTTATTGCTGAAGATGGCACAATTTTGGCACATCCATTCACAGACTGGGTGGGAACTAATATTAATCAACATCCCAATGCTTCCCAACTCAAAAGCATAATTAAAAATGCCCTTGCAGGACGAAATGATTCGATAAATCTGTCTTTTAAAGAGGGAAACGAATTAGTCGCTGGCTATACAGCTATTGCAAATCCACTCACCCAAGAGCAGCAGCAAAAATGGATAGTCTTAGCTGTTACTAGTGTCGATAATGCGCTTTTTGGTTTAGAAGAAATTAAACTAATTCTTATTGTTTTGACAGTTGGTTTGATTGGTGCAAGTTTGTTAGCATCCCTATATCTAGCTCCTTACTTGGCACGTCCTGTAGAAGAATTGCGAGACTACGCTCTCAATATTCACTCTCACCACGCCGCACAACCAGTTCCACACAATTTCCAAATTCGGGAATTCAATCAACTAGCCCAAGCATTAGACCAAATGGTAGAACGGCTCAAAGCTGGGGCAGAAGAACTAGAAATAGCTTGGAAAGAAGCAAAAAACGCTAACCAGATTAAAAGCCAATTTTTGGCTACGACTTCCCATGAATTGAGAAACCCATTACATACTATTATTAACTGCATTCGCGTGGTTGAAGATGGCTTATGTGATAGCCGTGAAGAAGAAATGGAATTCCTCAAACGTGCCAATGAAACAACGATTCATTTGCTAAATATTATTAATGATTTACTCGACATTTCCAAAATCGAAGCGGGTAAGCTTTCTGTAGTTATCACACCTCTCGATCTCCGACAAATATTGCTAGAGGTGATTAATTTACAATCAGTTAATGTTCAACAAAAGGGCTTGCAATTGAAATGCGAGTTAGATCCTCAACCGATACCAATTAAGGCAGACGCGGCAAAACTAAAGCAGGTGCTGATTAATGTTATTGGCAACGCTACTAAGTTCACCGACACAGGAAGCATCACCATTGCTACTGAAATTCAATCTAGTAATGGTAAATCTCAAGTAGTGGTAATAGTTAAAGATACAGGTATAGGCATTGATCCCAATCAACAGCACAAACTATTTCGCCCCTTTGTCATGGTGAATGGCACAACTGCGCGTCAGTTTGAAGGGACTGGACTAGGACTCGCAATTTCACGAAACTTAATCGAACTTATGGGAGGCAGCATTACTCTTGAGAGTACGGGACTTCATCAAGGTACGACACTAAAGATTACCTTACCCTTGATTGATATCTCGCTGTTACCTGTTGACAACAAAAAAGAAAATGTCGCGAATCTGGGATTGTCCTCTGAGAATAAGGGGGCAAAAGCAAGCCAATACTCTAGCCTACAGCAGTCTGGGGAAAGCCCCTCTTTGGGGAGCAACAAATCTGTAAAAGCAGTTGTAGACAAAGAGAAGTCGATGAAATTCCAGGTGTTACTTGGGAACGAGACTTACGAGATTAGCTTTTCGCCGCAGCAAACTATCTTGGTAAGTATTCCAAAAACAGAAGTTTATGCAAATGGGGCTTCTGAAAGATAA
- the surE gene encoding 5'/3'-nucleotidase SurE — MTIILTNDDGIDAPGIKALIKAVNGKNVIIAAPADHQSGCGHQVTTTRAINLQRRSETEYAIAGTPADCVRIALTQINADVKFVLSGINAGGNLGVDVYISGTVAAVREAAMHGIPGIAISHYRKAKQNFDWDLAAKLTAEVLADLLKRPLEPGSFWNVNLPNLLPGEPHPEIVFCQACSRPLPVNYRIEGDDFYYVGEYGKRDRTPGSDVDVCFSGNIAVTQLRV; from the coding sequence ATGACTATAATTTTAACTAACGACGATGGCATTGATGCCCCCGGTATAAAAGCTCTAATCAAAGCTGTAAATGGCAAAAATGTTATTATCGCGGCTCCTGCCGATCATCAGTCTGGGTGTGGACATCAAGTTACTACCACTCGCGCCATCAACCTCCAGCGACGTTCTGAGACTGAATATGCGATCGCAGGCACTCCCGCCGATTGTGTGAGAATTGCTTTAACACAAATCAACGCAGATGTCAAATTTGTGCTTTCAGGTATTAACGCTGGGGGCAACTTGGGAGTCGATGTCTACATTTCTGGCACAGTGGCTGCTGTGCGGGAAGCCGCAATGCACGGTATTCCCGGAATTGCTATTTCCCACTATCGCAAAGCCAAGCAGAATTTTGATTGGGATCTAGCTGCCAAATTGACAGCTGAAGTTTTAGCGGACTTACTCAAGCGTCCCCTAGAACCAGGAAGCTTTTGGAATGTGAACTTGCCGAATCTGCTACCAGGAGAACCACATCCTGAGATAGTGTTTTGCCAAGCCTGTAGCAGACCTTTGCCTGTCAACTATCGAATTGAAGGCGATGATTTTTATTATGTAGGAGAATATGGCAAACGCGATCGCACCCCTGGTAGTGATGTGGACGTATGTTTTTCCGGCAATATTGCTGTAACTCAGTTAAGGGTTTGA
- a CDS encoding MFS transporter: protein MKDYAADGDAQRDILSEKLDLKTKLAYGAGDLGPAITANISVFYLLIFFTNVAGIPAGLAGTILMIGKIWDGVNDPLVGFLTDKTKSRRWGRRLPWMFYGAIPFGILFFLQWIVPQFSANQSENIWPLFWYYVAIGILSQAFYTVVNLPYTAMTPELTQDYDERTSLNSYRFTFSIGGSILSLILALIIFIKISDRQQAYLVLAAVCTVISILGLYCCVFGVRDRILAFEAKRIQTEEPASLPFGEQLKIVFSNRPFLFVIGIYLFSWLGVQITASIIPYFVVNCMALKESDVPTVLIAVQATALLMLFVWGELSKKVGKKVVYFLGMSLWIIAAAGLFFLQPGQIVLMYVMAVMAGIGVSTAYLIPWSMIPDVIELDELQTGQRREGIFYGFMVLLQKFGLAFGLFLVGNALQVSGFKESVAGSPLPIQPESALFAIRIAVGPIPTVCLLCGLVLTYFYPITREMHAEIMLKLKERQEKRGS, encoded by the coding sequence ATGAAAGATTATGCTGCTGATGGCGATGCCCAACGAGATATTCTTAGTGAAAAACTCGACTTAAAAACAAAACTGGCTTATGGTGCAGGGGATTTAGGCCCGGCAATTACTGCCAATATCTCTGTGTTTTATCTGCTGATTTTCTTTACCAATGTCGCTGGTATCCCTGCGGGTTTAGCTGGCACTATTTTGATGATTGGCAAAATCTGGGATGGCGTAAATGATCCTCTTGTGGGATTCCTGACTGATAAAACGAAATCTCGGCGTTGGGGCCGTCGTCTTCCTTGGATGTTTTATGGAGCAATCCCTTTTGGAATTTTATTCTTCTTGCAATGGATTGTACCGCAATTTAGTGCAAATCAGAGTGAGAATATTTGGCCGTTGTTCTGGTATTACGTAGCGATTGGGATTCTATCTCAAGCGTTTTACACGGTTGTGAATTTGCCTTATACGGCAATGACTCCAGAACTAACTCAAGATTACGACGAACGTACCAGCCTTAACAGCTATCGCTTTACATTTTCCATTGGTGGCAGCATTTTGTCATTAATTTTAGCGCTAATTATTTTTATCAAAATTAGCGATCGCCAACAAGCATATCTCGTTTTAGCAGCAGTTTGTACTGTAATTTCGATTTTAGGATTATATTGCTGCGTTTTTGGAGTTCGCGATCGCATCTTGGCTTTTGAGGCTAAACGCATCCAAACCGAGGAACCTGCATCTCTCCCCTTCGGCGAACAGCTAAAAATAGTCTTCAGCAACCGACCTTTTTTATTTGTTATTGGTATATATCTTTTTTCTTGGCTAGGTGTGCAGATTACAGCCAGCATTATTCCCTATTTTGTAGTCAATTGTATGGCCCTTAAAGAATCAGATGTGCCCACAGTGCTGATTGCAGTCCAAGCAACTGCCCTGCTGATGCTATTTGTCTGGGGTGAGTTGAGTAAAAAAGTCGGGAAAAAAGTTGTTTATTTTCTGGGAATGAGTTTGTGGATAATAGCTGCTGCCGGACTATTTTTCTTACAGCCTGGTCAAATAGTTTTGATGTATGTGATGGCTGTGATGGCAGGTATTGGTGTATCCACAGCTTATCTGATTCCCTGGTCGATGATTCCAGATGTAATTGAATTAGATGAACTGCAAACTGGACAACGCAGAGAAGGCATTTTTTATGGCTTCATGGTTTTGCTACAAAAATTTGGTTTAGCTTTCGGACTGTTTTTGGTAGGAAATGCTTTGCAAGTATCAGGTTTCAAAGAATCCGTAGCCGGAAGTCCACTACCTATCCAACCAGAATCGGCACTGTTTGCTATTCGTATTGCCGTTGGCCCCATACCTACAGTTTGTTTGCTTTGTGGCTTAGTTTTAACGTATTTTTACCCAATTACCCGCGAGATGCACGCAGAAATTATGCTGAAACTCAAAGAAAGGCAAGAGAAGAGGGGAAGTTAA